In Debaryomyces hansenii CBS767 chromosome B complete sequence, one genomic interval encodes:
- a CDS encoding DEHA2B07524p (similar to uniprot|P25719 Saccharomyces cerevisiae YML078W CPR3 Mitochondrial peptidyl-prolyl cis-trans isomerase (cyclophilin)) — protein sequence MFKPVNFTRQTRLFSSSARNWGTKVFITPSIGGVKQSPIKFELYDEVVPKTTENFRALCTGEKGFGYANSIFHRVIPNFMLQGGDFETGKGYGGRSIYGQKFSDENFQKKHEKAGLLSMANAGPNTNGSQFFITTVPCPWLDGAHVVFGEVIEGMDIVKKIEAQGSGSGAPQSSIVIEECGELKDN from the coding sequence atgTTCAAACCTGTTAACTTTACTAGACAAACCagattattttcttcatccgCAAGAAATTGGGGTACTAAGGTTTTCATAACTCCTTCAATTGGAGGTGTTAAGCAATCTCCAATCAAGTTTGAATTGTATGATGAAGTCGTCCCAAAGACTACTGAAAACTTTAGAGCTTTATGTACCGGAGAAAAAGGATTTGGTTACGCCAATTCTATCTTCCATAGAGTGATTCCAAACTTTATGTTGCAAGGTGGTGATTTTGAAACTGGTAAAGGTTACGGTGGTAGATCAATTTACGGTCAAAAATTCTCAGACGAAAACTTTCAAAAGAAGCACGAAAAGGCAGGTTTATTGAGTATGGCTAATGCTGGACCAAATACCAATGGTtctcaattcttcatcacaACTGTTCCTTGTCCATGGTTGGATGGTGCTCACGTTGTTTTTGGTGAGGTTATTGAAGGTATGGATATTGTCAAGAAGATTGAAGCTCAAGGTTCTGGTAGTGGTGCTCCACAATCTTCTATCGTTATCGAAGAATGTGGTGAACTTAAGGacaattaa
- a CDS encoding DEHA2B07546p (weakly similar to uniprot|P47160 Saccharomyces cerevisiae YJR125C ENT3 Protein containing an N-terminal epsin-like domain involved in clathrin recruitment and traffic between the Golgi and endosomes), with protein MDLLKDATKNISLYEVKAYVRKAQNVAMNLTEMESKVREATNNEPWGASSTLMQQIAAGTYNYREREEIVSFIFRRFTEKAANEWRQIYKSLQLLEYLIKNGSERIIDDVRSNLSLIQMLKSFHYIDSKGRDQGLNVRNRSKTLISLLNDDALIRSERKKARNNAKKFGGVSSGAFGGAASITSGSNAGYDDDYTNKVYGDGGVYGERYEDPAAEYNSNSNENFEEYDVETSNSSSKPTTGSSKVHATATSSKSKPQPQEPQQDLLQDLVTFDGPSSSANANSAPVQDDDDDFDDFQAAPSQPQKQTISNSLSNLYQQQPQQQSFFQQQQPQQQPNVMQQQQQFSNRAPSYNNINTSSSSAPTSGPAKSSNNDAFSSLFSSAKSKTKTSSPSINSPKKEQNTSAATTNNDDFFGDFSSNNTSTANGNGANANNNSNNSNSNAEVDLLSF; from the exons atGGATCTTTTAAAAGACGCCACTAAAAACATTTCATTATACGAAGTCAAGGCTTACGTTCGTAAGGCCCAAAATG TTGCTATGAATTTGACTGAAATGGAATCGAAGGTTCGTGAAGCAACGAACAATGAGCCATGGGGTGCCTCGTCGACGTTGATGCAACAAATTGCAGCAGGAACTTATAATTATAGAGAAAGGGAAGAGATCGTGAGCTTCATATTTCGTCGTTTCACCGAAAAGGCCGCCAATGAATGGAGGCAAATATACAAGTCATTGcaattattagaatatttgattaaaaatGGATCGGAGagaattattgatgatgtGAGGTCCAACTTATCATTGATTCAAATGTTGAAATCATTCCATTATATCGATTCTAAGGGTAGAGACCAGGGGCTTAATGTTAGAAACAGGTCTAAGacattaatatcattattaaatgacGATGCATTAATCAGGTCTGAACGTAAAAAGGCCAGGAATAACGCAAAGAAATTTGGCGGTGTTTCGTCAGGTGCATTTGGCGGTGCAGCTTCAATTACATCCGGATCTAACGCAGGTTACGACGATGATTATACTAATAAGGTTTATGGTGACGGTGGTGTTTATGGTGAAAGATACGAAGATCCGGCAGCGGAATACAACAGCAATTCCAATgagaattttgaagaatatgacGTTGAAACTTCAAACAGTTCTTCGAAACCAACTACTGGCTCCTCAAAGGTTCATGCAACTGCAACATCTTCCAAGTCTAAACCTCAACCACAAGAACCACAGCAAGATTTATTACAAGATTTAGTTACATTTGACGGACCTAGCTCTTCGGCTAATGCAAATTCAGCTCCTGTTcaagatgacgatgatgactTTGATGATTTCCAAGCTGCCCCATCGCAACCACAAAAGCAGACCATTTCCAACAGCTTATCAAACTTATACCAACAACAACCACAACAGCAAAGCTTTTtccaacaacaacaaccaCAACAGCAACCAAACGTTatgcaacaacaacagcagtTTAGTAATAGAGCTCCAAgctataataatataaacaCATCGTCGAGTTCTGCACCTACTTCTGGTCCGGCCAAATCATCGAATAATGATGCCTTctcatctttattttcttctgcaaaatcaaaaactAAGACTTCAAGTCCTTCTATCAACAGCCCCaaaaaagaacaaaataCCTCTGCTGCTACTACTAACAATGATGATTTCTTTGGTGATTTCAGCTCCAACAACACTTCAACTGCAAACGGAAATGGTGCGAACGCTAACAacaatagtaataatagTAACAGCAATGCTGaagttgatttattaagtTTCTAG
- a CDS encoding DEHA2B07568p (similar to uniprot|P81450 Saccharomyces cerevisiae YML081C-A ATP18 Subunit of the mitochondrial F1F0 ATP synthase) yields MPPRFPTPVIKHYWPFAVGAGITYFLIYKASVASMNSDEFINDPRHPRFASGGKFIDLNKTN; encoded by the exons ATGCCTCCAAGATTCCCAACCCCTGTTATCAAGCATTACTGGCCATTTGCCGTTGGTG CTGGTATTACTTACTTTTTAATCTACAAAGCTAGTGTTGCATCAATGAACTCtgatgaattcattaaCGATCCAAGACACCCAAGATTCGCTAGCGGTGGTAAATTcattgatttaaataaaaccaattaa
- a CDS encoding DEHA2B07590p (weakly similar to uniprot|P47163 Saccharomyces cerevisiae YJR129C Putative S-adenosylmethionine-dependent methyltransferase of the seven beta-strand family) — protein MSRIITYPKLVSCLNQRIPVFDFMNLPNDISGILSDEIQYKLLPHLLALIDVNPYYIKSFLKKYINTIESTNNEVIEDIYELYCNESILNAVEMGPTEIDTISYPVGGFKMENVSNNGLVVIKETPKLISGKGTTGLRTWEAALFLANYLNSNPVDFSNKSICELGTGTGLVGLALAKYYHKEINPLSEIIFTDGDASLIENLSKTFQLNGLIVDSTIKTQQLLWGTTNPSDPEFISTPPSTDYVVAADVTYDSSILPLLCSTINDFFNNGTKLALIAATVRNEETLNDWHDELQKRFEGNFRVIEKCDQPALIDSNCWFKYTTPEIRIYQITPA, from the coding sequence ATGTCAAGAATAATAACATACCCAAAGCTAGTATCATGTTTGAACCAGCGAATACCagtatttgatttcatGAACTTACCGAATGATATTTCGGGTATTTTAAGCGACGAAATCCAATATAAATTGTTGCCCCATTTGTTAGCATTAATTGATGTCAATCCATATTATATCAAATCcttcttgaaaaaatatattaacaCGATagaatcaacaaataatgaagtgATAGAAGATATCTACGAATTGTATTGCAATGAATCTATTTTAAATGCTGTTGAAATGGGACCAACGGAGATTGATACGATTCTGTACCCTGTAGGTGGATTCAAGATGGAAAATGTGTCGAATAATGGATTAGTAGTAATTAAAGAGACTCCAAAGTTGATATCAGGCAAGGGAACTACAGGACTAAGGACATGGGAAGCGGCCCTATTCTTAGCAAATTACTTGAATTCTAACCCAGTAGATTTTAGTAACAAAAGTATCTGTGAATTAGGTACCGGTACAGGATTGGTGGGATTAGCATTAGCTAAGTACTATCACAAGGAGATTAACCCTTTGAGTGAAATCATATTCACAGATGGTGATGCTTCACTAATTGAAAACTTGAGTAAAACTTTCCAACTTAATGGTTTAATAGTCGACTCTACAATAAAGACACAACAATTACTTTGGGGAACAACTAACCCGAGCGACCCAGAGTTTATCCTGACTCCTCCTTCTACAGACTACGTCGTTGCTGCTGATGTCACGTACGattcatcaattcttcCGTTATTGTGCTCGACAATCAAcgatttttttaataatggtACGAAATTGGCTCTTATTGCTGCAACTGTGAGAAACGAAGAAACATTGAACGACTGGCATGACGAGTTACAGAAACGTTTCGAAGGAAACTTCAGGGTTATAGAGAAATGTGATCAACCTGCATTGATTGACAGCAATTGTTGGTTTAAGTACACCACGCCCGAAATaagaatttatcaaattacTCCAGCCTAA
- a CDS encoding DEHA2B07612p (similar to uniprot|P25335 Saccharomyces cerevisiae YIR029W DAL2 Allantoicase), with amino-acid sequence MIKVLSQKDFQEKIVTQYTDVIGEKLGGKVLKFSDEWFAEAENLIKPKAPIFDANKFVPAGKWYDGWETRRHNTEEADYVIIKMGVASAKLIGCEIDTAFFNGNHAPHISVEAVSLGEDEGVESLPDSKWESVIPKTECGPSQKHFFVRDSITETNYTHARLRMYPDGGIARFRLYGSVVPILPSDSTTILDTASVLNGGVAIDRSDQHFGTADNLLLPGRGHDMGDGWETKRSREPGHVDWVVIRLGASTKISSVLVDTLHFRGNFPQKINVKAIKVVNDKEIPRFDSDKWDLLVGDSKTGPDKELEFKVSGDKVYSHVLFTMIPDGGVKRVRVFGNIVSN; translated from the coding sequence ATGATTAAGGTCTTATCGCAAAAAGATTTTCAAGAGAAAATTGTTACCCAATATACGGATGTAATTGGGGAAAAGTTAGGTGGGAAGGtgttgaaattttcagaCGAATGGTTTGCGGAGGCAGAAAACTTGATCAAACCGAAGGCACCAATTTTTGATGCTAACAAGTTTGTTCCAGCCGGGAAGTGGTATGATGGGTGGGAAACACGTAGACACAATACCGAAGAAGCGGATTATGTTATTATCAAGATGGGAGTGGCATCTGCCAAATTGATAGGATGCGAAATCGACACTGCGTTCTTCAATGGTAACCATGCTCCACATATATCCGTCGAGGCTGTTTCGTTGGGTGAAGATGAAGGCGTTGAGTCGCTTCCAGATTCCAAGTGGGAGTCGGTGATCCCAAAAACTGAATGTGGACCTTCACAAAAGCACTTCTTTGTTAGAGATTCTATCACAGAAACTAATTATACTCATGCTAGGTTGAGAATGTATCCAGATGGAGGAATTGCAAGATTCAGATTGTACGGGTCGGTTGTTCCAATCCTTCCTAGTGATTCCACGACCATTTTGGATACGGCATCTGTCCTCAATGGGGGTGTGGCCATTGATAGATCGGACCAACACTTTGGAACTGCTGATAATTTGTTATTGCCAGGTAGAGGCCATGATATGGGTGATGGTTGGGAAACAAAGAGATCGAGGGAACCGGGTCACGTAGACTGGGTAGTCATTAGGTTGGGTGCCTCAACGAAGATTAGCAGTGTCCTTGTTGATACGCTTCACTTTAGGGGTAACTTCCCCCAAAAGATCAATGTAAAGGCTATTAAGGTTGTTAATGATAAAGAGATACCTCGTTTTGACAGTGATAAATGGGACTTATTGGTCGGTGATTCAAAGACGGGCCCTGATAAGGAACTCGAATTCAAGGTATCTGGAGATAAAGTTTATTCGCATGTTTTGTTTACTATGATTCCTGACGGGGGTGTTAAAAGAGTAAGAGTTTTCGGCAATATCGTTTCGAACTAG
- a CDS encoding DEHA2B07634p (similar to CA5406|IPF1547 Candida albicans IPF1547) translates to MDDSKENDSSVIVNIQPSTPNRPLSGKNSMNSLNGANKSKGKIGSPSKAEVVSPIRQQKLVTLTQNYNKLERGYADLLLKYNNLLSEYEQIEQELQSKVQTNREQSGTINKYETLLKHIENDHNKNKELYEQEIFYYKELIDDLQLKINKMTNELNSKRLEDEQFDKIDDELLDKYNALSKQFKILQSNYELEQNSKLVLIDQIEYLTKQNDLLNPDAENDIHKSNNNSNASNHCHEFDDSVIHVDTYAHTMNNLSDESDVNNSDLELDEDQDSQILSYLADDMNGQFTSSSPIKRDESLKIANDFVFPNNSSQKDRIPNLEPDLNFKFPASPDPESKELKRQSLPATLKHNSHLDLNDDFILSPLKLTANNTSYFNMDNSINNTTKRRYSNSKPNHSRYNSHDILPIKVEFEPLESTLRSTSGPDKYYNSNTNSTLSQNNNKFESIEELPELIAHTDGKSVRNSTFNKLNGYNNIPSNRSSLNTTGSSKSSLLIDHNIMTNDMTKQEIMKLKFELHSLKLHNEKLLSYIGFELQKQKKNIKKLSHKQSTTSLRNFNRKIEYSDAKLIEKSRDLLIHKKRVLRSVSVNPILSRKYNYDNNVVGILTKSLLPFKIIPGHDEDRFEFTSDFINSIDKDDEDDYGFMKHNDKFNKRVLSNSFEADEIDDDEIFTPRGNHGVKKYKSQIFRNNDYDSSFNTSYYDYDDDNEDHHENYTEEDDNWEDISGDSTISEEVVNTPIFNQLKYLITGSYSTPKKSHARNDSVDDGLKYKFLSIAIGILIIGLRCTNQNHNL, encoded by the coding sequence ATGGATGATTCTAAAGAGAATGATAGCTCTGTTATAGTGAATATTCAGCCCAGCACGCCCAACCGACCATTGAGTGGCAAGAATTCCATGAACTCACTTAACGGGGCGAACAAAAGCAAAGGAAAAATTGGATCTCCTAGTAAGGCCGAAGTAGTCAGTCCAATCAGACAACAGAAGTTGGTAACGTTAACACAGAACTACAACAAGCTAGAACGGGGATATGCCGACttgttattgaaatataataactTGTTGAGTGAATACGAACAAATTGAACAGGAATTACAAAGCAAGGTGCAGACGAATCGGGAGCAGTCTGGCACAATAAATAAGTATGAGACCTTACTAAAgcatattgaaaatgatcaTAACAAGAACAAGGAGTTATACGAACAGGAGATCTTTTATTATAAGGAGCTAATTGATGATTTGCAGTTGAAGATCAACAAGATGACTAACGAATTGAATAGCAAAAGGCTTGAGGACGAACAATTTGACAAGATTGATGACGAACTATtggataaatataatgcGTTACTGAAGcaattcaagattttgcAGAGCAATTACGAATTGGAGCAAAATTCTAAACTAGTTCTCATTGATCAGATTGAATACTTGACTAAACAAAATGACCTATTAAACCCAGATGCTGAGAATGATATTCACAAGAGTAATAACAACTCTAACGCATCGAACCATTGCCACGAATTTGACGATAGCGTAATTCATGTAGATACCTACGCTCACACTATGAATAATCTAAGTGATGAATCAGATGTTAATAATTCTGATTTGGAGCTTGACGAAGATCAAGATTCGCAGATACTAAGTTATTTAGCAGACGATATGAATGGTCAGTTTACATCATCATCTCCAATTAAACGAGATGAATCTTTAAAAATTGCAAACGATTTTGTATTCCCTAATAATAGTTCCCAGAAAGATAGAATTCCGAATTTAGAACCTGATTTGAACTTTAAGTTTCCGGCCTCTCCCGATCCAGAATCGAAAGAATTGAAACGCCAATCATTACCTGCTACTTTAAAGCATAATTCTCATCTTGATttaaatgatgatttcatATTGTCGCCATTGAAATTGACTGCGAATAATACatcatattttaatatggacaattcaataaataacaCAACTAAGAGAAGGTATTCGAATTCAAAGCCGAACCATTCTCGTTATAATTCGCATGACATTTTGCCTATTAAGGTGGAATTTGAACCTCTTGAGCTGACTTTAAGGAGCACCTCAGGACCTGacaaatattataatagtaatacGAACTCCACATTAtctcaaaataataataaattcgAAAGCATTGAAGAACTACCTGAATTAATCGCACACACCGATGGTAAGTCGGTTAGAAATTCAACgttcaataaattaaatggCTATAACAACATTCCTTCGAATAGAAGCTCATTAAATACAACAGGATCGTCCAAATCAAGTTTACTCATTGATCACAATATTATGACTAATGATATGACCAAACAAGAGattatgaaattgaagttcGAATTGCATTCCTTAAAATTGcataatgaaaaattgctaTCTTACATTGGATTCGAATTGCagaaacaaaagaagaacatTAAAAAGTTATCACATAAGCAATCTACCACAAGCTTGAGGAACTTCAATCGCAAGATAGAATATTCTGATgcaaaattgattgaaaaatcgAGAGACTTACTAATCCACAAGAAAAGAGTACTCAGATCTGTCTCTGTCAACCCAATATTATCCAGGAAATATAACTACGATAACAATGTTGTTGGTATACTAACGAAGAGCTTGTTACCATTCAAGATAATACCCGGGCATGATGAAGATCGCTTTGAATTTACTAgtgattttattaatagtattgataaagatgatgaagatgattatGGATTTATGAAGCATAATgacaaatttaataagCGAGTATTGTCTAATAGCTTCGAAGCTGATGAaatagatgatgatgaaatatttacgCCAAGAGGAAATCATGGAGttaagaaatataaatctcAAATATTTAGgaataatgattatgattcaTCGTTTAATACGTCATATtatgattatgatgatgataatgagGATCACCATGAAAATTACACGGAAGAGGATGATAATTGGGAGGATATTTCAGGTGATTCGACAATTTCAGAAGAGGTTGTTAATACCCCTATTTTTAACCAGTTGAAATATCTCATTACTGGTAGTTATAGTACACCAAAGAAATCGCATGCAAGAAATGATTCCGTTGACGATGGTTTGAAATAcaaatttttatcaatcgCTATTGGTATATTGATCATTGGCTTGAGATGCACAAACCAAAATCATAACCTCTAG
- a CDS encoding DEHA2B07656p (no similarity) has product MELNVNSGATNANINSKANSEFNRRGDHRLAKRIVTTRGHFQKPYGENETETCDQDNEIIMEDSINKCKNCANCESKKDSEVKPKVSVEISMFHDISESGG; this is encoded by the coding sequence atgGAGTTAAATGTCAATTCTGGTGCAACAAATGCCAATATTAATAGTAAAGCGAATTCGGAATTTAATAGGAGGGGTGATCATAGATTAGCAAAACGGATAGTTACCACCAGGGGACATTTTCAGAAACCATATGGGGAGAATGAAACTGAAACTTGTGatcaagataatgaaatcatCATGGAAGATAgtataaataaatgtaaGAATTGTGCAAACTGTGAAAGTAAAAAAGATTCTGAAGTGAAACCAAAAGTTTCGGTGGAAATATCCATGTTCCACGATATATCAGAAAGTGGAGGCTGA
- a CDS encoding DEHA2B07678p (similar to uniprot|Q07589 Saccharomyces cerevisiae YDL144C Hypothetical ORF), protein MIKVLSIGLGGVGVVTSYVLQNFNPDVEITAIIRSDYDRVMESGYSISSIDYGGRRDNADPKEADNAIKGFRPKNIVKKLEEAVKFGPFDYIVVATKVIPREKDNVWDQVQQLPELIKNNKGTSIVLIQNGIDPESFWKGLKDKAIFISGVSYISSVNSKGTVTQYGHDDNNFGLIYENDNPDSLQEFLGLYTNDYNSVGLDTNVRLTRWKKLLYNSSFNTVCCLTDSDIGKIFDLKESMGIIDNLVRPLMKEIQYVANYDLKKNYPNHRGEAVTDDDVGYIITATEDTDAKNNYQPSMLVDSRNGRNIELEVILGNVIKIHKSNTNKDMKTEIPYLNLMYYLLSLVQYRLSNK, encoded by the coding sequence ATGATTAAGGTACTTTCAATTGGATTAGGAGGGGTTGGTGTGGTAACAAGTTACGTTTTACAAAACTTCAATCCTGATGTTGAGATAACTGCAATTATAAGATCTGATTACGACAGGGTCATGGAGTCTGGGTATtccatttcttctattGATTATGGGGGAAGAAGAGACAACGCCGATCCTAAAGAAGCTGATAATGCAATTAAAGGGTTTAGACCTAAGAATATTGttaaaaaattggaagaagCTGTTAAATTTGGACcatttgattatattgtGGTTGCAACCAAGGTTATTCCAAGAGAGAAAGATAACGTTTGGGATCAGGTTCAACAACTTccagaattaataaaaaataataaaggGACTTCGATTGTTCTTATACAAAACGGAATTGATCCTGAAAGTTTTTGGAAAGGATTGAAAGATAAAGCAATTTTCATAAGTGGCGTGTCTTATATCAGTTCTGTTAATAGTAAAGGAACTGTTACGCAATATGGCCATGATGATAACAATTTTGGTTTGatttatgaaaatgataatcCTGATTCACTCCAAGAGTTCTTGGGATTGTATACTAACGACTATAATAGTGTTGGCCTTGACACAAATGTTAGGTTGACTAGATGGAAGAAATTACTTTATAACTCTTCATTTAACACGGTCTGTTGTCTTACGGATCTGGATATCggcaaaatatttgatcttAAGGAAAGCATGGGTATCATTGATAACCTAGTCCGTCCATTAATGAAGGAAATTCAATATGTTGCAAACTATGAcctaaagaagaattaccCCAATCACCGAGGTGAAGCTGTGACAGATGATGATGTTGGTTATATTATTACGGCTACGGAGGATACTGACGCTAAAAATAACTATCAGCCTTCTATGTTAGTGGATTCCCGAAATGGCAGAAACATTGAACTTGAAGTTATCTTGGGCAATGTAATCAAGATTCACAAGCTGAACACAAATAAGGATATGAAGACGGAAATTccttatttaaatttaatgtaTTATCTATTATCCTTGGTTCAATATCGTTTGAGTAATAAGtaa
- a CDS encoding DEHA2B07700p (some similarities with CA5408|IPF1551 Candida albicans IPF1551), whose protein sequence is MPPAKLPRATLEQKIQILDFYHRSNRPQSETVDRYKNEISISTSSFSEWLKNEDELRDRLNQAGTPFSKNSRRKVKFKYEKINHAMDLLVQQKLERHEPINEPILREYWSIYAHQFGVEDPKRLVGFSHGWLSQFKKRHGLNKKKMSGNISLVSEANNTGSNSTVGRGENDHTEERGSINEDVYDLNFTKNSTSSNNDTSDPEDNATDEFSTNATNSNGTYDLMNPQSSSNTSTNNNNPNTHFRQQGMNFNDGDSNINFSNYALYQQQVPQRQGSYQMNANTVRKDQASNNQASFDYQQQLRAHYEKQKQHYEQQQQQQHQHQQQQQQQQVQAQVHEAQSQATQVQAAQAQAQQQQRLTRSNTRNISRSNTIPNAIPNPSAPQEPESGSNINASDIERFIYMFADRFFHDRQYEYPQTVKIFQEFKNSFFNERIINLKSMQQQMMQQAAVQQHVQAHQQAQKQQHQQHQHQQISGIDDFFLRAAAVASQDQLTDDSSNPQRTPDTINDSMGRLQRKRVLSSNSSSVPTETAIENKRWDNDKNGLN, encoded by the coding sequence ATGCCTCCAGCTAAGCTTCCAAGAGCTACATTAGAGCAAAAAATTCAGATTTTGGATTTTTACCATCGCTCGAACAGACCTCAACTGGAAACGGTTGATAGATacaaaaatgaaatttcaatttcgaCGTCGTCGTTCAGTGAGTGGcttaagaatgaagatgaattaagAGATAGGCTAAACCAAGCAGGAACGCCGTTTTCAAAGAATAGCAGAAGAAAagtcaaattcaaatatgaaaagATTAACCATGCCATGGACTTACTCGTACAGCAGAAGCTAGAAAGACACGAACCAATTAACGAGCCAATTTTGCGAGAGTACTGGTCAATATATGCCCACCAGTTCGGTGTGGAGGACCCTAAGCGGTTAGTGGGATTCAGTCATGGGTGGTTGAGTCAGTTCAAAAAGAGACATGGtttgaacaagaagaagatgagTGGGAACATAAGTCTAGTGAGCGAGGCGAATAATACCGGATCTAACAGCACGGTTGGTCGTGGGGAGAATGACCACACTGAAGAAAGAGGCTCGattaatgaagatgttTACGACTTGAATTTTACTAAGAACTCAACCAGTTCCAACAATGATACATCAGACCCTGAGGATAACGCTACGGATGAGTTTTCCACTAATGCCACCAATTCTAATGGTACATATgatttaatgaatccaCAGCTGTCAAGTAATACCAGTACAAATAACAACAACCCTAATACCCATTTCCGCCAACAAGGAATGAATTTCAATGACGGAGACtcaaatatcaatttttcgaATTATGCATTATACCAACAACAAGTTCCTCAGAGACAGGGATCATACCAAATGAACGCAAACACGGTGAGAAAAGACCAAGCCTCAAATAACCAAGCATCATTTGATTACCAGCAACAATTAAGAGCACATTATGAGAAACAAAAACAGCATTAtgaacaacaacagcaacaacaacatcagcatcaacagcagcagcaacaacaacaggTACAGGCTCAAGTTCATGAGGCACAATCACAAGCAACCCAGGTTCAAGCGGCACAAGCGCAGGCACAGCAGCAGCAAAGGCTCACGAGATCGAATACCAGAAATATTAGTAGGTCAAATACTATTCCAAATGCCATACCTAATCCGTCAGCCCCACAGGAACCAGAATCAGGACTGAACATAAATGCATCGGATATTGAACGGTTCATCTACATGTTTGCTGACAGATTTTTTCATGACCGCCAATATGAATATCCTCAAACGGTTAAGATTTTCCAGGAGTTCAAGAATTCGTTCTTCAATGAGagaattataaatttgaaatctatGCAGCAACAAATGATGCAACAGGCCGCTGTCCAACAGCACGTCCAAGCACATCAGCAGGCACAaaaacaacaacatcaGCAACATCAGCATCAGCAGATCTCCGGCATCgatgatttcttcttaCGAGCAGCAGCTGTTGCGTCTCAGGACCAACTAACCGATGATAGCTCCAATCCCCAGAGAACACCCGATACAATAAACGACTCAATGGGGAGattacaaagaaaaaggGTCTTATCGAGCAATTCAAGTAGCGTGCCTACGGAGACAgctattgaaaataagagGTGGGATAACGATAAAAATGGGTTAAATTAA
- a CDS encoding DEHA2B07722p (highly similar to uniprot|Q03048 Saccharomyces cerevisiae YLL050C COF1 yeast cortical cytoskeleton component), with the protein MSRSGVAVADESLTAFNDLKLGKKYKFIIFALNDQKTEIVVEETSNNSDYDAFLEKLPENECKYAIYDFEYEIGGGEGKRSKIVFFTWSPDTAPIKSKMIYASSKDALRRALNGVSSDVQGTDFSEVAYESVLDRVSKGAGSH; encoded by the exons atg TCTAGATCAGG TGTTGCCGTTGCAGATGAATCATTAACTGCcttcaatgatttgaagTTGGGTAAGAAGTACAAGTTTATTATTTTCGCTTTAAACGACCAAAAAACCGaaattgttgttgaagaaaCCTCAAATAACTCGGATTACGATGCATTCTTAGAGAAGTTACCAGAAAACGAATGTAAATACGCCATTTACGATTTTGAATACGAAATCGGTGGTGGTGAAGGTAAGAGATCCAAAATTGTGTTCTTCACATGGTCCCCTGATACCGCACCAATTAAATCCAAGATGATTTATGCCTCTTCTAAGGACGCTTTAAGAAGAGCATTGAACGGTGTTTCTTCCGATGTCCAAGGTACGGACTTTTCTGAAGTTGCTTACGAATCTGTTTTAGACAGAGTTAGCAAGGGTGCTGGTTCTCATTAA